One Fusarium falciforme chromosome 1, complete sequence genomic window carries:
- a CDS encoding MHYT domain-containing protein — MAEKGLNARQQDFGRGLLMLLIRRVESDRDAERFVSAGYRFAELHQVSNIITSCMQIQSSDFETKLRSMSTYTTKHNEAPSGVHIGFFSIQACVSSGFEVLVQKDARHLLPSTALPLKTLENWHVQFLRRFENMPVSKILQSLKEEISARQNAQEIEFAGQLSETIKTLCEWTQEPLFEDAVLTSTMVRVPCRGDDEWVQSTMIVMRRVIPIHSVLSSPNCEFVPLSFFKRRQFSAQFQQKFIRRVHQEFGHVVKLADRREGSPDSEPGFLSKFWPFGRSDSLVATRMNSKTMAAVRGRRALSPNSRQARPSCGDIMMFQDITADVEERKPRAEQGPGSEDSDTLTIAPTNSKTSPVAGIELQSMGHFGTNLQADLGVSNDIGVRKSSVNHMLPFVDILFVETVKSREKKTAREASG; from the coding sequence ATGGCAGAGAAGGGGCTCAACGCTCGACAGCAGGACTTTGGGCGCGGCTTATTGATGTTGTTAATTCGCCGCGTCGAGTCGGATCGGGACGCCGAGCGTTTTGTGTCAGCCGGTTATCGTTTCGCCGAGCTCCATCAGGTCAGCAATATCATCACGTCGTGCATGCAGATTCAGAGTTCCGATTTTGAGACGAAACTCCGATCCATGTCGACATACACAACCAAGCACAACGAGGCACCCTCAGGTGTTCATATAGGATTCTTCTCCATCCAAGCCTGCGTCAGCTCCGGATTCGAGGTTCTGGTACAGAAGGACGCCCGACATCTTCTCCCATCCACGGCTCTTCCACTTAAGACACTCGAGAACTGGCACGTACAGTTCCTCAGGCGGTTTGAAAACATGCCAGTTTCCAAAATACTTCAAAGTCTGAAGGAGGAGATCTCGGCGCGGCAAAACGCTCAGGAGATCGAGTTTGCGGGTCAGCTATCAGAGACCATCAAGACGCTGTGTGAGTGGACACAAGAGCCCCTTTTTGAAGACGCAGTCCTCACGTCTACCATGGTTCGTGTACCCTGCCGAGGCGATGATGAATGGGTGCAATCGACCATGATTGTGATGCGGCGGGTGATTCCTATCCACTCAGTGCTGTCGAGCCCCAACTGTGAATTTGTGcctcttagcttttttaagagGCGCCAGTTCTCAGCACAATTTCAACAAAAATTTATACGAAGGGTACACCAAGAGTTTGGGCACGTCGTCAAGTTGGCGGATAGGCGTGAGGGATCCCCAGATAGCGAACCTGGCTTCCTATCCAAGTTCTGGCCGTTTGGGCGGTCCGACAGTTTAGTGGCCACGAGGATGAATAGCAAGACTATGGCGGCGGTGAGGGGACGACGCGCCTTGTCGCCCAACTCACGACAGGCCCGACCGTCATGTGGAGATATCATGATGTTTCAAGACATCACGGCCGACGTTGAAGAAAGAAAGCCGAGAGCAGAGCAAGGGCCCGGATCGGAAGACTCAGACACGCTCACGATCGCACCGACTAACTCGAAGACATCACCGGTAGCAGGGATTGAGCTCCAGTCGATGGGCCACTTCGGAACCAACTTGCAGGCGGACTTAGGGGTGTCCAACGACATTGGGGTGCGTAAAAGTTCAGTGAACCATATGTTGCCGTTTGTGGATATTCTTTTTGTCGAGACTGTTAAGAGCCGCGAGAAAAAGACGGCGAGAGAGGCGAGCGGTTGA
- a CDS encoding N-acetyltransferase domain-containing protein codes for MRFCASTSSYVSTHKISIMPFKLLEVDTATDFEEVIECQWAAYENPFQSFFRLFCPVHGEGPTARAESIKECIARQLDWHNSDPTSYWGKVIDDNGKIVGACLWKICPTNPFEKHDGYSEAYWYPEGETREYVSKCLEQFDAPRRKMGARPQLYLNIIYTHPDFRRQGVADLIMDWGKQKADEMGVEMWLDATEYGVPVYKKHGFTIVNVNRLQPTKMAPGEAWRKIDEELQPMTFWQMWRPSGGSYDEGKSVKPWE; via the exons ATGCGATTCTGCgcatcaacaagctcctATGTCTCAACCCACAAGATCAGCATCATGCCTTTCAAGTTGCTCGAGGTGGACACCGCCACTGACTTTGAAGAAGTCATCGAGTGCCAATGGGCCGCATATGAGAATCCCTTTCAAAGTTTCTTCCGCCTCTTCTGTCCAGTTCATGGCGAAGGCCCTACTGCCCGAGCAGAGTCAATTAAGGAATGCATAGCTCGCCAGCTAGACTGGCACAATTCGGATCCAACGAGTTACTGGGGGAAGGTCATTGATGACAACGGCAAGATTGTTGGCGCTTGTCTATGGAAGATCTGTCCAACCAACCCTTTCGAAAAGCACGATGGCTATTCTGAAGCCTATTGGTACCCGGAAGGAGAGACGCGGGAATATGTTAGCAAGTGTTTGGAGCAGTTCGACGCACCAAGACGCAAGATGGGGGCAAGACCGCAACTTT ACCTCAATATCATCTATACACACCCAGACTTCCGACGTCAGGGCGTGGCAGACTTGATAATGGACTGGGGTAAGCAGAAAGCTGACGAGATGGGCGTTGAGATGTGGCTGGATGCCACCGAGTATGGTGTACCTGTCTACAAGAAGCACGGGTTCACTATTGTCAACGTTAACCGACTGCAACCGACAAAGATGGCCCCTGGCGAGGCGTGGAGGAAGATTGACGAGGAGTTGCAACCCATGACCTTCTGGCAGATGTGGAGACCCTCTGGTGGCAGCTACGACGAGGGTAAAAGTGTAAAGCCATGGGAGTGA